The Candida dubliniensis CD36 chromosome 2, complete sequence genome contains a region encoding:
- a CDS encoding transcription factor with zinc cluster DNA-binding motif, putative (Similar to S. cerevisiae CAT8): MSESEDPSKKRKRIRRACDFCRSKKAKCDGKSSVCSNCLTNKEECVYSQPMKRRGLPTGYTHDLEKRVRLFQGLVVRLCEDKYIQSRVEIILNEGSLVDDLVELEKSWSSINISQLFDQVASQNNSRNNNAKFAIHKPTPTLSDSSPVSILDSNPQSTTSQCQVCQQSQDRKSRKIHTPDPRQAISASSSTSLTTTVTADCNLNPVNANNRPTSLYPSAPSPFVNDSSFFLNYDVFQFISDEIEGVENPESWEPVALQYHGLSSIISGFTNKVVQQYNSKLNNVFKNPFRVGSIFNISSFAINASMTNKFQMPKEIFQFPTNIRELVDIHFQVHQCYIPMLDRVSLIRHVNYLQSLPEHKRCSMDGNILALVWAVVALGEFSSIGGSVKQSSIFAKNAIMALENSFTTTIETIQAMITLGLVYYHLGQWDFSWVLISSGTRMAIDVRLMRNASDEDNPRVQSSASLNNIIRQRTWATVYYVNTLLCARMGRSPVVRASDWPVPEINNDGWEEWSPWECYYAPNDLKLENGKFLSTFNETLKGVYILNLAITSTIDTSRGYCQNGEVKSELKINYDDRQNSNNMTLEMFNDMIDVWMSQLPECFRDDDSNTRLKSPLTTILILLRGLIWCVLAVRLSSLKPNSEIKDQIIQFRNQKYTEAIVAMKKCINEDSKNIWKHYFLFDYFLIMTFNFPDMMDFESEFMKYAHIQEMKNILISCSETSIPCSICWDLFKIMKNGTNQKDSSKLHDTPKAQESPTIANLLNDQAETEIVGPQPQAEVQPVSLVPPTAPEVTTDSSLASLAPVQAPGQAPGKVAVSALPISSSGIVPYTSHDKNWVNQFTPSTSMLQELHQAQPQQIHSNPNFNQHHKYYPQQVLQEEPVQSSLHVNQIKHENTNWSFNNHNPNAK; this comes from the coding sequence ATGCTGGAATCAGAGGATCCAagcaagaaaagaaaaagaataagaCGAGCTTGTGATTTTTGTCGTTCAAAAAAGGCCAAATGTGATGGTAAGTCATCAGTTTGTTCAAACTGTCTTACAAATAAAGAGGAATGTGTTTATTCCCAGCCAATGAAGCGAAGAGGCTTGCCAACAGGATATACACATGATTTAGAAAAGAGAGTCCGACTATTTCAAGGATTGGTAGTCCGGTTGTGTGAAgataaatatattcaatcaCGAGTAGAGATTATTCTAAATGAGGGATCATTGGTGGATGATCTTGTGGAACTAGAGAAATCATGGAGCAGTATTAACATTTCCCAACTCTTCGATCAAGTTGCATCACAGAATAATTCGAGAAACAATAATGCTAAATTTGCAATTCacaaaccaacaccaactCTATCCGATTCATCACCTGTATCAATATTGGATAGCAACCCGCAATCGACAACACTGCAATGCCAAGTTTGTCAACAGAGTCAAGATAGGAAATCTAGGAAAATACATACACCAGATCCACGGCAAGCAATTTCCGCCTCACTGTCAACATCgttaacaacaacagtaacGGCAGATTGCAATCTTAATCCAGTTAACGCGAATAATAGACCCACTTCGTTATATCCCAGCGCACCTAGTCCTTTTGTTAATGATCtgtctttttttctaaacTATGATGTCTTTCAGTTTATTTCTGATGAGATTGAAGGTGTCGAAAACCCTGAAAGCTGGGAACCGGTGGCCTTGCAATATCATGGATTGTCTTCAATAATATCTGGATTCACCAATAAAGTTGTACAGCAATACAATagtaaattgaataatgtTTTTAAAAACCCTTTCCGAGTGGGttccattttcaatatttcttcatttgCCATAAATGCAAGTATGACcaataaatttcaaatgcCAAAGGAGATATTCCAATTTCCCACAAACATTAGGGAGCTTGTTGATATTCATTTCCAAGTCCATCAATGCTATATTCCGATGCTAGATCGTGTTTCCTTAATACGGCATGTGAATTATCTACAACTGTTGCCAGAACATAAAAGATGTCTGATGGATGGTAATATTCTTGCCTTGGTGTGGGCGGTGGTTGCCCTAGGTGAGTTTAGTAGTATTGGTGGAAGTGTTAAACAGTCACTGATTTTTGCTAAAAATGCCATTATGGCACTTGAAAACTCGTTTACAACTACAATTGAAACCATACAGGCAATGATTACTCTTGGATTGGTCTATTACCACTTAGGTCAATGGGACTTTTCATGGGTATTGATTTCGTCAGGCACAAGAATGGCCATTGATGTTCGACTAATGCGAAATGCATCAGACGAAGACAATCCCAGGGTTCAAAGCAGCGCCAGTTTGAATAACATTATTAGACAAAGAACTTGGGCGACAGTATATTATGTCAATACTTTGCTATGTGCCAGAATGGGGAGATCTCCTGTAGTGAGAGCTCTGGATTGGCCTGTTCCAGAGATTAACAATGATGGATGGGAAGAGTGGCTGCCTTGGGAATGCTATTATGCACCAAATGATCTCAAATTAGAGAATGGCAAGTTTTTATCCACGTTCAATGAAACCCTCAAAGGTGTCtatattttaaatttagcGATTACATCTACGATTGATACTTCTAGAGGCTATTGTCAAAATGGAGAGGTAAAGTCAGAActcaaaattaattatgaTGACAGAcagaattcaaataatatgACTTTAGAAATGTTTAATGATATGATAGATGTGTGGATGAGTCAATTACCTGAATGCTTTAGAGATGACGATTCCAATACTCGATTAAAGTCGCCATTAACCACTATATTGATATTACTACGTGGACTAATCTGGTGTGTTCTAGCTGTTCGGTTAAGCTCTCTCAAACCTAATAGTGAAATTAAGGatcaaatcattcaatttagAAATCAAAAGTACACGGAAGCGATTGTGGCAATGAAAAAATGCATCAATGAAGACAGCAAGAATATTTGGAAACATTATTtcttatttgattatttctTAATAATGACATTTAATTTCCCAGATATGATGGATTTTGAATCTGAATTTATGAAATATGCCCACATtcaagaaatgaaaaatattcttATTAGTTGTTCGGAAACTTCGATTCCTTGTAGTATATGTTGGGACTTGTTTAAAATTATGAAGAATGGGACCAATCAAAAGGACTCTTCTAAACTTCATGATACACCCAAAGCACAAGAATCTCCCACAATAGCTAATTTGCTTAATGATCAGGCTGAAACAGAAATAGTTGGACCTCAGCCACAGGCAGAAGTACAACCAGTTTCATTAGTACCACCAACGGCACCAGAAGTTACGACAGATCTGTCGTTAGCTTCATTAGCACCAGTGCAAGCACCTGGGCAAGCACCCGGGAAAGTGGCTGTATCAGCACTaccaatatcatcatcggGAATTGTTCCGTATACTTCTCATGATAAAAACTGGGTAAATCAATTTACTCCATCAACATCCATGTTACAAGAATTACATCAAGCACAACCTCAACAAATACATCTGAACCCAAATTTCAATCAGCATCACAAGTATTACCCACAACAAGTACTACAAGAAGAACCAGTTCAGCTGTCGTTGCACGtgaatcaaattaaacATGAAAACACAAATTGGTCATTCAATAACCATAATCCCAATGCAAAGTAG